The Candidatus Methylomirabilota bacterium genome includes a region encoding these proteins:
- a CDS encoding VOC family protein, producing the protein MLTRIDHVMICVPDLARGIDTYTRLGFSIHPGGVHPGKGTHNAIAMFQEEYLELLSVREGERQLASRDLVDFLAGGGGFRKVALQSDSLESDVAAMRGRGVDVGDVQDGSRRTPGGQELRWRVAALGPGNPLPVFFIQHLTPMAERRRQTPGAGDHPNRVLRTDRVYIAVSDVAKTAEIYGRVLGMPLPKIQRGTVIMADMAVFDLGPTGLTVAQPAAPGPAAEALARRGEGPFQVLYRTGSMDVAARWMAEHGMPPPARGIRNTGEQAMLVGPETAGGAYIGFVGPA; encoded by the coding sequence GTGCTGACCCGCATCGACCACGTCATGATCTGCGTGCCCGACCTGGCCCGGGGCATCGACACCTACACCCGTCTGGGATTCAGCATCCACCCGGGCGGCGTGCATCCCGGCAAGGGTACGCACAACGCCATCGCCATGTTCCAGGAGGAGTACCTCGAGCTGCTGAGCGTGCGGGAGGGCGAGCGACAGCTGGCGAGCCGCGACCTCGTCGATTTCCTCGCCGGTGGCGGCGGGTTTCGCAAGGTCGCCCTGCAGAGCGACAGCCTCGAGTCCGACGTGGCGGCCATGCGCGGGCGCGGCGTGGACGTCGGTGATGTCCAGGACGGCAGCCGCCGCACGCCCGGGGGCCAGGAGCTGCGCTGGAGGGTCGCCGCGCTCGGGCCCGGCAATCCGCTACCCGTGTTCTTCATCCAGCATCTCACGCCGATGGCCGAGCGACGCCGGCAGACGCCGGGGGCCGGCGATCACCCCAACCGCGTGCTGCGCACCGATCGCGTGTACATCGCGGTCTCCGACGTGGCCAAGACCGCCGAGATCTATGGTCGGGTGCTCGGGATGCCTCTTCCCAAGATCCAGCGGGGCACGGTGATCATGGCCGACATGGCGGTGTTCGACCTGGGGCCGACGGGCCTCACCGTGGCGCAACCGGCGGCGCCCGGCCCGGCCGCCGAGGCGCTCGCCCGGCGAGGCGAGGGGCCCTTCCAGGTGCTGTACCGGACCGGCAGCATGGATGTGGCCGCCCGCTGGATGGCCGAACACGGCATGCCGCCTCCGGCGAGAGGGATCCGCAACACCGGGGAGCAGGCGATGCTGGTGGGCCCGGAGACCGCGGGCGGCGCCTACATCGGCTTCGTGGGACCGGCCTAG